One Glycine max cultivar Williams 82 chromosome 8, Glycine_max_v4.0, whole genome shotgun sequence genomic window, TACCTATAGCAGAAGAAGACCAGCAGTTATCTCACAAAGATAATTGCCATGACAGAAGTGTATCAGAAACATGGGGACTATCAATTGTGGCAGCTGGTTGTGATGGAACTATCAAGACATTCCACAACTTTGGATTGCCCGTTAGGCTTTAATTAAGAGAATGCCATGTTTATGTTGGTATTGAATAACCATGTAAATGCCATGGTTATGTTGGTGTTGAATAACCATGTAACTACTATTTTGGGATCGTTTATTCAGCCACGATGCCTTCCATGTATGAGAACTTTAGCCACTTATCCATTAAGGCTTTGCTTGCTAAAGGTGGAAAATTTACAACGGTGTTTTATGGCCTTAGAATCCAATATAAGTGGCTCAAAATGTGGGAAGACGGAATTTGAAGCTCATGGTATCTTGGCCATTGCCTCTGCTTATATGATGATAATTGCTAAATCCATGTTGAATCTCAAGGCTCTTGACATGTTCTAGAAATTTGAACACTTAACACTTGTGATATGTCTCTAGTTTAATGTGGCGAAGTCAGGCCACAGACCTCGCGAGAATCCTAATCTCTTTTTTCCCATTCTCACATTGTGATTAGATGATTTATACAGCaggtacaaattttaaaatgaaattgaaatttattcaaTTTACTTTATAGAGCTTATCTTTACCTTATTATTGACTTGCTAAGGCCGCGGGCTAAATGTCTATCAATTATCATGGAAGAAATAGTCACTTGAAATATgtctcattaaaacaaaattgcctataataataataataataaatgattacATTCTTTATACTCTTTCAATgactaaaattttcaaattatctttttatattctttcaaaaaaatttaaatcattagcaatataaatatatattgaaaacttTGGAGGGGAGTCATAGTCTACCAATTAGTGGCAAGTTGCGAGTCAGATGGAGCCGACGAAAAGAAAATGAGCTGGTGAATGTTTTGAACGTAGTGAGATGAATTTTTATCATTGAGgagtaaaattttttttttgaaaggagagaagtaaatattttagtaaataaatatttttaatatgagaAGCAAATGCAGGACGCATGTTAATGATTGCACTATTAAAGTATGATAATAGAATCTAAgtgtaataattaattgtttataaaatattaattagaaagtAGGTTAGCGGTGAGTCTTAGCCAGTTAATATGCACCTCACTTGATCtgatttaacatttttatttttgtctacaTAAAAGCCAcgtttcttttttagttttggaTAATCCCGTTAGGATATTTGGATTTCTTTATTTGGTAGCCAATTTCCATTGAGACATTTCAATAATTCAAAACCTCGGTAGTTGAGGGTTTAGCGGTAGCATAGAGATAGCGCGGATTGAAACTCTAATGGCACTCTCAAcccctctcttctctttctcttcttcttttcttcattcatcttctcctctaTGTCTTCCAAAGCCCCTCTTCCCTTATTTGACAGTGAGCAATTCAACCTTCCAGACCACCAGTCTCGCCGTTCGCTCCGAAATGGGTTCTTCCCCTGAGCCCATCAATTTCAGgtttgtttctcttcttcttcttcttcttcttctaacaAGCTGTTTGTAGAAATGCTTCTGTGGAACTAAGacgataataataatcataactGTTTGTTATggctgaaataaataaaatttgttggcAGGAAGTCCGAGATTCCGTCCATGTCTCACTTGAGACTCTCAATGAACGAAAGTAGCAAGCCTTCATTTAAATGGCGAAGGGTTTTGCTCAAAGTTAGCGGAGAAGCACTTGCTGGAGACCACTCTCAGAACATTGACCCTAAGGTTACATACCCTGCTTTGCTTTCCCACTCTATTTCTCTattcaattcttctttttttaataacttctcACTTGCAGGAGCTGCACATTTTTCTACTATTTTATTGTGCGTTACTGCcttcattatttaaaattagttttctaATTGTTAATTACAAGTTTACATAGATATAACAGTGGCAATAGATCTTTGCTATAGCTTAATTACTTAAAGGGACATACATTTTAGGGAAATGAGAAAACAAGTTAATTAGAGTAGAGTGACAATACATAATTCCTGAAAACATAAtaattgaaatgaaatgaaatattttgaTTCGTGTTGTTCTCGGCATCATTTctgaaattattgttttatggtTGGATACAGATAACCATGGCCATTGCAAGGGAGGTGGCAGCAGTGACTCGCCTTGGCATTGAGGTGACTACAATGGATTCTTTTATTCTaatactttttttgtttcttttgttctaGTTTTTCTGCTGCATCATCTGTTGTTTGAGATCATTTGACTAATTGAATGTGTGAAATTTACTGTAGCTTTGTGAAATTGTCGTTGTCGATGtgttttacaaattaatctTTAGGAGAAGTGATACACGGATCTATTTTTGTATTTGGCTGTAACATTGGGAGACTTTATGATATCACTGCAAGTTAGAACATTTGGCCTGAAGTTATTCAAAGCTTTTACCTGGTTTTCAGACTTTGGTTTAAACAATTAGGATGATGTTTCAGGTTGCACTGGTAGTTGGTGGGGGTAACATCTTCCGTGGATCCTCCTGGGCTGGAAGTAGCGGACTAGACCGCTCATCTGCTGATTATATTGGGTGATTCCCTTAATTTCTCTTAGTCTTAGGCGCCTACCTTAGATCTTCTCTCAGAACTCTTTAGCATGTTTACAAAAGTCTTAATTCTATCTTGTAGATTAAGTCACAGCACTGATGACTAATGTGTTGACGCGCTGGTTGTTCACTTACATTTCCAATTTATTATGATCCACTATGCTTTGAGTTGCTCAAAATGCATGAGAAGTAGTATCCAGGCTTATTactaattttgtttaatttatcctCTAGGATGTTGGCCACTGTTATGAATGCTATATTTCTTCAAGCAACAATGGAGAGTATAGgcattcctactcgggtgcagaccGCATTTCGTATGTCTGAGGTTGCAGAACCGTATATTCGCAGAAGGGCAGTGAGGCATTTGGAAAAAGGAAGGGTTGTCATTTTTGCTGCTGGAACTGGAAATCCATTCTTTACCACAGACACTGCTGCAGCACTCCGATGTGCAG contains:
- the LOC100800162 gene encoding uridylate kinase, with product MALSTPLFSFSSSFLHSSSPLCLPKPLFPYLTVSNSTFQTTSLAVRSEMGSSPEPINFRKSEIPSMSHLRLSMNESSKPSFKWRRVLLKVSGEALAGDHSQNIDPKITMAIAREVAAVTRLGIEVALVVGGGNIFRGSSWAGSSGLDRSSADYIGMLATVMNAIFLQATMESIGIPTRVQTAFRMSEVAEPYIRRRAVRHLEKGRVVIFAAGTGNPFFTTDTAAALRCAEINAEVVLKATNVDGVFDEDPKRNPQARLHETLTYQEVTSKDLSVMDMTAITLCQENNIPVIVFNLNKPGNIEKAIKGERVGTLIGATWNSTVSRA